Proteins from a genomic interval of Gossypium hirsutum isolate 1008001.06 chromosome A09, Gossypium_hirsutum_v2.1, whole genome shotgun sequence:
- the LOC107935115 gene encoding TOG array regulator of axonemal microtubules protein 1 gives MALRPIDNALPTTPERQKKQAKLSIPIQTQKKPSDFGVNEENKASPLPPPPPPADASVDYISSEKLKPFEDPESKIQGLVEGLESKDWVKVCESLNDVRRFSLHHSTVLLPTLEKVMLILVKAMNNPRSALCKTSIMAASDIFNAFGEKLLDFTDSGAFDRLLLQLLLKASQDKKFVCEEADKSLKSMVNTIAPLPLLNKLSGYVNHGNLRVRAKAAVSISNSVSKMGVDEIKEFGLVKLLQMATGSLNDRLPEAREAARSIVFSVYKAFTENEDENPGEAWQSFCQSSLSPIQAQSIIKAVGSQ, from the exons atggcGTTGAGACCCATCGATAATGCACTCCCTACTACACCAGAAAGACAAAAAAAACAAGCCAAATTGTCGATTCCGATCCAAACCCAGAAGAAACCATCAGATTTTGGTGTCAATGAAGAGAACAAGGCTTCTCCtttaccaccaccaccaccacctgcaGATGCCTCCGTTGATTACATTTCTTCCGAGAAGCTCAAACCCTTCGAAGACCCAGAGTCCAAAATCCAA GGATTGGTTGAAGGGTTAGAGTCAAAGGATTGGGTTAAGGTTTGCGAGTCATTGAATGATGTTAGGCGGTTCTCTTTACATCACTCCACCGTATTGCTTCCAACCTT AGAGAAGGTGATGTTGATACTGGTGAAGGCAATGAACAACCCAAGAAGTGCCCTTTGCAAGACCTCGATTATGGCTGCTTCAGATATCTTCAACGCATTTGGTGAAAAACTGCTTGATTTCACTGACTCTGGTGCATTTGATCGGTTG TTGCTGCAACTGTTACTAAAAGCTTCTCAGGACAAGAAATTTGTATGTGAAGAAGCAGATAAGTCATTAAAATCAATGGTTAACACCATTGCTCCTTTGCCTCTGCTTAATAAGCTTAGTGGATATGTTAACCATGGCAACCTTAGAGTCAGAGCCAAAGCTGCTGTTTCCATCTCAAACTCGGTTTCCAAAATG GGTGTggatgaaattaaagaattcgGGTTGGTTAAACTGCTACAAATGGCCACGGGTTCGTTAAATGATAGATTGCCGGAGGCCAGAGAAGCAGCAAGAAGCATTGTGTTTTCAGTATACAAGGCATTTACTGAAAATGAAGATGAGAATCCAGGGGAGGCTTGGCAAAGCTTTTGCCAATCAAGCTTGTCACCTATTCAAGCTCAGTCCATTATCAAAGCTGTAGGTTCACAGTAG